DNA sequence from the Bradyrhizobium sp. CIAT3101 genome:
GAAGCGGCTCGCTTCGCTGATGATGTCCGCGACCGGCATCGGGCCGAACTCGGCATCGATCAGCCGTACGGCGTGACCATCGTCGATCAGCGGGCCGCCGATCGCGAGCAGGCCGAGCGGCGGCAGATGATCGTCCGGAATACGGCTTCCGATCGAGGGATGAGGCACGTTGACGAGAAGAACACGCATGGACTTTCGCTCCCGCTTTGGTTGGCGTGATCGTCCGTCCCGCTCCTATGAAGAAGCCCAATCTCCCGACTGAACCCGAAGACATCGTACGTGGCTGCTGCGGAGACTCTTGCTCTGCTCCGCTTTTTTGACGCGTTTTCTTCACGCGAACCGGTATCCACTTCGCTCGAAAACGCTTTGCAGCGTCACGCCCGAGAAAACGAGGGCACCTCCTCCGGCATGATCGCCTGGAGACCGCCGAAGCGTCGCTCGCGGCCATGGAAGGAGGCCAGTGCGGCGGCAAGATCGGCCGCATCGAATTCCGGCCACATCCGCTCGGTGAAATGCAGCTCGGCATAGGCGCCTTCCCAGAGCAGGAAGTCCGACAGCCGCTTTTCGCCCGACGTGCGGATGATGAGATCGACGTCGCGCAAGCCGGCCTCGCCGGTGACCAGTTGCGAGAAGGCCTCGCGGGTGAGGCTGGTCAGCGCGGCCGCCTTCGCCGCGGCATTGAGAATGGCGTCGCGTGCGGAATAGTCGACGGCGATGCGCAGATGCAGCGTCGTGCCGTGGGCCGTGGCGGCCTCCGCACGCGTGATGGCGGTGGCAATGCCGTCCGGCAAGCGGTCGCGACGGCCGATCACGTTGAGCCGCACGCCGTTCTTCACCAGGCTCTGCACCTCGTTGGCGAGGTAGAAGCGCAGCAGCGTCATCAGGGCTGCGACCTCGGCCTTCGGCCGGCGCCAATTGTCGGTCGAGAATGCGTAGAGCGTCAGCGTGCCGATGCCCTGCTTGGGCGCGGCCTCGACGATGCGGCGGATGGTCTCGACGCCGGCCTCGTGGCCGCGCACGCGCGACAGGCCGCGCCGCGTCGCCCATCGTCCGTTGCCGTCCATGATGATGCCGACGTGAAGCTTGTCGTTGGGGGACGTGACGTCACTTTGCATTGCAAAGTCTCCGGTCAAAAAGGGGGACGATCAGGTCGAGAGAATGCCGAGGCGGCCAAGCGGCGGTGCCTCGCGGCCGGCGGCCTTGGCGGCATCGCGCACGAGACGCTCGAGCACGGCGAGATAATCGAGGAAACGGCGGCGGCCGGTCTTGGTCAGGCGGCAGGTGGTGTGCGGGCGATTGCCCTCATAGCCTTTGGTCACCTCGACCAGGCCGGCCTCCTGCAGCACCGCGAGGTGTCGGCTGAGATTGCCGTCGGTGAGGCCGCAGAGCTGCTTGAGATCGGCGAAGGCGAGCCCCTTCGGATGCGCCATCAGCGAGGTCAGAAGCCCGAGCCTCGCCTTCTCGTGGATCACACGGTCGAGCCCTTCATAGGAGAAAGGCGCGCTGTCAGTCTTCGACATCATTCTCTCCGGACGCAACATACAGAATGGCCGCCATCATCGACTGGCCGATCACGAAAGGCAGCCCCATGGTCCACGGCGACAACATGTGAGTCCGGCTCGCCAGCACCACCACGGCAAAACCCGAGATGAAGTACCAGGCCCCGGCGAACGCCACGCTGCGCGGCAGCGAGCGGACGGAGGCGAATATGCCGAGCGATACCAGGATCTGCCACAGCCCCGGCAGGAGCCACAGCGTCTCGGCCGCGAACTTCCACATCACCACCGCGAGCAGGATTCCGGCGACGCCCGCGGGCAAGAACTGCTCGACCGCCTGGTGGATCATGGCGTCGGCAAGGCCCGAATGATGGCGGCGCGAGCGCGCCCGCATCTCGACCCAGATGATCAGGCCGGACAGCGCGGCCGCAACGAACCAGCCGAGAAAGAAGCCGAGCGGCTCGCTGTTGGGGTCGCCGAGCAGCCAGAATTGCAGGATTGCGGTGACAAGCGCGACCACGCCTGTCGCGGCCATCGTCGCCGGGCCGTAGCCGCGGAACGCCGTGCCGGCCGCGATCTGGCTGCGGATCGCCACGATGTCGGCCAGCGCCTTGTCGAGATCGCGCATCGGCAACGCCAAACCCCGCTCCACCCAGTTCGCTTGATCACTTTGTGATGCAAAGTATACCGCAGTACAAAGTAAAGGCAAGCCTGAAAGTCGTCCGCGAGGGACGCCGCCCGATCAGACAACTGTCGGTTGCGCGAAGTGGGCCCACGCAGATAAGATGGCGCCAAAGCGTTCCGGGGGGAAGTCATGTGGTTGAAGTCGTTTGCCGTCGCTGCTCTGTTGCAGATGTGCCTTTCTGGATCGGCAGATGCGAAGGGGCCATTCGGAAGCGTCAATGTCGGCAACTGGATCGGCGGCGCCTTCAGCAGCGACGAAACAGGCGCCTTCTCCCATTGCGCCGCGACGGCGCCTTACGCGAGCGGTGTCATCCTGGTCGTGAGCCAAAATGCAGCCGGCACATGGTCGCTCGCCTTTGCGAGCCCCGGCTACCACTTCAACAAGGGCGAGAACGCCGCGATCGACGTGACCTTTGACGGGCAGGAGCAGGCCAGGCTTTACGCTACGGCGTATCAATCCAACATGCTCACCGCCATCATGCCGCTCAATGTCGTGCGCACGTTTCAGAAGGCGAGCCTGATGGTCGCAACGGCCGGCCGCGCCGTCCTGAATTTTGACCTGACCTCAACCGGACCGCTGATCGCGGCGTTGGCCAATTGCGTGACCAAAGTAAAGGCCGACGGACTCGACAAGGCCGGTGATTTCACCAAGGGTGCCGCGAAGCCCGCAGCCACGGCCGACAAGCAAGGCTCGCCGCCGGCCGGCAAACCCGCCAAAGGCGCCAAGAGTGGCTTTGGCACCGGCTTCGTGGTCAGCGCCAACGGACACATCGTCACCAACAACCACGTGATCGATGGTTGCAGCGAGCTCAAGGGCAATCTCACCGGCGAAGCCGCGATGGTGTTACGCGTGGTATCGAGCGATGCGACCAACGATCTGGCTTTGTTGCAGCCGTCATCGACGGTGGCATTCAAGGACTTCGCCCGGATCCGCGATCGCTCGTTCCACTCCGGCGATTCCGTCGTCGCGATCGGCTTTCCCTATCACGGCTTGCTCACGTCGGACTTCACCGTGACGACTGGGATCGTGAGCTCGCTCAGCGGCATGCTCAACGACACGCGGTTCCTGCAAATCAGTGCACCGGTGCAGCCCGGCAATAGCGGCGGCCCGCTGTTCGACACGACCGGGCAGGTCGTCGGCGTGGTCACGAGAAAGCTCGATGGATTACGAGTCGCCGTGGCAACCGGCACCATTCCCGAAAACATCAACTTCGCCATCAAGACCGGTGCGCTACGCGACTTCCTCGACAATTCGGTGGTGCCGTATCAGACGGCCGAACCGAAGGGAGAACTGAAGACCCCCGAGATCGCGGGCAACGCGCGCGCCTATACAATGCTGATTTCCTGCAAAGGCACGGAAGAGGCCGACGCGAAGAAATGAGGTCACCGCCGGCCTCGAACTGAGCCTTTCCTCACTCGTGGCAGCACGCGCCCTTCGCCTGCGGCTCGTACTGGTCGCGCAAGCGCACCCAGTCCATCGGATAGGGCAGACCGCCCTCGTGACGACCGAGCGGAGTGAGGTCGAGATATTGATAGGCGGCGTTCATCATGTCGAGACCGCGGGCGAAGCAGGAATAGGTGTGAAAGATGTCGCCGGCTTCGTTGCGATAGAACACGCTGATGCCGGGCAGCTCGGGGCCATAGAACGGTGTGGTGCCGAAATTGTACTTCGGGACGCCCTGGTCGATCTGCTCGCGCGTGAACGAGACCTCGTAATCATAGTTGAAGTCGTTGCGGCCCGAAGACACCCAGTCGAAGCTCCAGCCCATGCGCTTCTTGAACGCCTCGAGCTTCTCGACGGGTGCCAGCGAGATCGCGACCATGGTGGTGTCGCGCGCCGCCAGATGCGGCACCATGCGCTCAAAGCCGTCGGCCCAGAACGAGCAGCTCTTGCAGGCCGCCTCCCAGTCAGGCGCGAACATCACGTGCTGGACCACGAGCTGCGGGCGGCCCTTGAAGAGATCGCCCAGCGTCACCTTGCCGTTCGGCCCGTCGAACACATAGCTCTTGTCGACCTTCACCCAGGGCAATGCGCGGCGCTCCTCGGCGAGGCGTTCGCGGGCCTGGCTCAGCTCCTTCTCATGCGCCAGATGGGCTTTGCGGGCGGCGACCCATTGCTCGCGCGAGACGATCTGATGTTGCTGCATGGTATCCTCCTCTGACAGGAATCAGGCGACGAAGCTGTCGAGCTTGTCGAAGAATGAGTTCCAGCCGCGCTGATGGTTGTCGCGCGCGGTCTCGTCGAAGAACTGGGCGTGATGAAAGATCATCAGCGTGCCGGCATCGTCAGGCTTCAGCGTGATCGTCACCAGCGATTCACGTTCCGGCGTCGAGTGCCAGGCCCAGGTGAAGACCAGCCGCTCGTTCGGCACGACCTCGCGATAAAGGCCGCCCGCCTCGAAATACTCGCCGTCCTCGCGCGTGAACGAGATGCGGTAGCGGCCACCGGAGCGAACATCCAGGTCGGCCTTCAACGTCGCCGGCTTCATGTTCGGCGGCCCGAACCATTGCACTAGCTGCGCGGCTTGCGTCCAGGCGGCGAAGACCTTTTCCGGCCGCGCGCGGAGCCGGCGCGTGAGTGTGAGGCTTGGACCTTCGGTTGCGCGTTCGGCGGCGTTGGCGGCTGCGTTGACCATGGTTTGTCCTCCACAAAGGCGGCAAGGCGGTCGAAACTCTCGGACCAGAATTGCGCGTAGCGATTGAGCCAGTTCATCGCCTGCTCCATCGGCTGCGCGGTAAGCCGGCAGGAAACGGTGCGCCCGGTCTTCTCGCGCACGATCAGGCCCGCATCCGTCAGCACGTCGAGATGCTTCATGATCGCCGGCAGCGAGACCGGGAACGGCGCGGCCAGTTCGCTCACCGACAGGCTGTCCTTCTCGCCGAGACGCGCCAGCAGCGCGCGCCGTGTCGGATCGGACAATGCCGCAAAGGTACGATCGAGCGTCTCGTCTTTATACTTAACCATACGGTTTAGTATAGACGCGAACGCCATCCCGTCAAGCGGGAACCACGCAAGAAAAAAGCCCCGCCTTGCGGCGGGGCTCCATCTCCAATCATGCGCGAGATTGCTACTCGACCTTGAGGCCGGCGAACTCGACGACCTTCTTCCACTTCGCGGTCTCGGCCTCGATCTCCTGGCCGAACGCTTCGGGCGTCAGCACCAGCGGATCGCCGCCGAGCTCGACCAGGCGCTTGGTCATATCGGGCTCCTTCATGAGCGTGTTGATCTCGTTGTTGAGCTTGGCGATCATGTCCTTGGGCATGTTCTTCGGCGCACCCATGCCGAACAGCGCGCTCGCCTCGTAGTCCTTCACCGTCTCGCCGATCGCGGGCACGTCCGGCAGCTGCGGCGAGCGCTGCGCGGTGGTAACGCCGAGCGCACGAAGCGAGCCTGAGCGGATGTGCTGGATGATCGAGGGCATGTTGTCGAAGATCACCTGCACCTGGCCGCCGAGCATGTCGGTGATCGCAGGCGCCGCGCCGCGATAGGGCACGTGCTGCATCTTGCAGCCGGTCATCGCCATGAACATTTCGCCGGACAGATGCACCGAGGTGCCGTTGCCGGAGGAAGCCATGTTCACCTTGCCGGGGTTGGCCTTCACGTATTCGATGAACTCGGCGACGGTCTTGGCCGGCACGTCCTTGTTGACGGTCATCACGTTCGGCACGCGCTGGAACGCAGCGATCGGCGCGATGTCGCGGACGAAGTTGAACTTGAGATTGGCGTAGAGCGTGGCGTTGATGTAGTTCGCCGGATTGACCAGCAGGACGGTGTAGCCGTCGGGCTCGGCATTCACGACGGATTCGGTGCCGATATTGTTGCCGGCGCCCGGCTTGTTCTCGATCACGAATTGCTGGCCGAGCCGCTCCGACAGCCGCTGGCCGATCAAGCGCGCCAGGATGTCGGTGGCGCCGCCCGGCGGATAGCCGACCACGAACTTCACCGGCCGCGACGGATAGTCGGCGGCGAAAGCTTTCGACAGCGGGCTGGCTG
Encoded proteins:
- a CDS encoding di-trans,poly-cis-decaprenylcistransferase, translating into MQSDVTSPNDKLHVGIIMDGNGRWATRRGLSRVRGHEAGVETIRRIVEAAPKQGIGTLTLYAFSTDNWRRPKAEVAALMTLLRFYLANEVQSLVKNGVRLNVIGRRDRLPDGIATAITRAEAATAHGTTLHLRIAVDYSARDAILNAAAKAAALTSLTREAFSQLVTGEAGLRDVDLIIRTSGEKRLSDFLLWEGAYAELHFTERMWPEFDAADLAAALASFHGRERRFGGLQAIMPEEVPSFSRA
- a CDS encoding thioredoxin family protein, which gives rise to MQQHQIVSREQWVAARKAHLAHEKELSQARERLAEERRALPWVKVDKSYVFDGPNGKVTLGDLFKGRPQLVVQHVMFAPDWEAACKSCSFWADGFERMVPHLAARDTTMVAISLAPVEKLEAFKKRMGWSFDWVSSGRNDFNYDYEVSFTREQIDQGVPKYNFGTTPFYGPELPGISVFYRNEAGDIFHTYSCFARGLDMMNAAYQYLDLTPLGRHEGGLPYPMDWVRLRDQYEPQAKGACCHE
- a CDS encoding SRPBCC domain-containing protein, with translation MQWFGPPNMKPATLKADLDVRSGGRYRISFTREDGEYFEAGGLYREVVPNERLVFTWAWHSTPERESLVTITLKPDDAGTLMIFHHAQFFDETARDNHQRGWNSFFDKLDSFVA
- a CDS encoding transcriptional regulator, producing MSKTDSAPFSYEGLDRVIHEKARLGLLTSLMAHPKGLAFADLKQLCGLTDGNLSRHLAVLQEAGLVEVTKGYEGNRPHTTCRLTKTGRRRFLDYLAVLERLVRDAAKAAGREAPPLGRLGILST
- a CDS encoding trypsin-like peptidase domain-containing protein, whose amino-acid sequence is MWLKSFAVAALLQMCLSGSADAKGPFGSVNVGNWIGGAFSSDETGAFSHCAATAPYASGVILVVSQNAAGTWSLAFASPGYHFNKGENAAIDVTFDGQEQARLYATAYQSNMLTAIMPLNVVRTFQKASLMVATAGRAVLNFDLTSTGPLIAALANCVTKVKADGLDKAGDFTKGAAKPAATADKQGSPPAGKPAKGAKSGFGTGFVVSANGHIVTNNHVIDGCSELKGNLTGEAAMVLRVVSSDATNDLALLQPSSTVAFKDFARIRDRSFHSGDSVVAIGFPYHGLLTSDFTVTTGIVSSLSGMLNDTRFLQISAPVQPGNSGGPLFDTTGQVVGVVTRKLDGLRVAVATGTIPENINFAIKTGALRDFLDNSVVPYQTAEPKGELKTPEIAGNARAYTMLISCKGTEEADAKK
- a CDS encoding metalloregulator ArsR/SmtB family transcription factor, producing the protein MVKYKDETLDRTFAALSDPTRRALLARLGEKDSLSVSELAAPFPVSLPAIMKHLDVLTDAGLIVREKTGRTVSCRLTAQPMEQAMNWLNRYAQFWSESFDRLAAFVEDKPWSTQPPTPPNAQPKVQASHSRAGSARGRKRSSPPGRKPRS
- a CDS encoding tripartite tricarboxylate transporter substrate binding protein, with product MITRRNALGLLAATPFAASPLSKAFAADYPSRPVKFVVGYPPGGATDILARLIGQRLSERLGQQFVIENKPGAGNNIGTESVVNAEPDGYTVLLVNPANYINATLYANLKFNFVRDIAPIAAFQRVPNVMTVNKDVPAKTVAEFIEYVKANPGKVNMASSGNGTSVHLSGEMFMAMTGCKMQHVPYRGAAPAITDMLGGQVQVIFDNMPSIIQHIRSGSLRALGVTTAQRSPQLPDVPAIGETVKDYEASALFGMGAPKNMPKDMIAKLNNEINTLMKEPDMTKRLVELGGDPLVLTPEAFGQEIEAETAKWKKVVEFAGLKVE